In Candida orthopsilosis Co 90-125, chromosome 6 draft sequence, the following are encoded in one genomic region:
- a CDS encoding Ssd1 protein (role in resistance to host antimicrobial), whose amino-acid sequence MNSSQNNSGDLPTRVSSRKGKNLHVAHRRSPSELTTLMVEQYNLQRQLDQVQAQQRQILEQQQQQQQQQYLQPQFEYPPSSSSSHSDFSHSSQQSNHNNNRGSHSRSSSITNNNYNNTHRRTGSASGTAHGHTRRHSLALNEAIAAADQQRTSRLSSSPSHGEAADDQKIGSFKFPPENNDPSSPSNAIHDRSRSSAYGQQSFKFPATPSQEVTSGNNSLLPPTPNFSITQSPERGGGSHNRKPSHYRTASRNSEGINQNWRHQNIHLTPQSGSHHRQSSGLEPPPGFVPGHRPRQSSYGGGNSVSSISQFLPNNGAGGQGGQGGQNTSNGRKSLFAPYLPQSSLPELINEGRLVTGTLRVNKKNRSDAYVSTDGLLDADIFICGSKDRNRALEGDLVAVELLVVDEVWESKKEKEEKKRRKDHNTRPLNDDIHNDATSAPTTAAAAGSSTEGKEEKGEENSLGRRGSLKQRPTMKKNDDVEVEGQSLLLVEEEEINDEVKPLYAGHVVAVVDRIPGQLFAGTLGLLRPAQAAQAARDKKSGNEPSVQTPKAPKIVWFKPTDKKVPLIAIPTEQAPSDFVSNHEKYADQLFVASIKRWPITSLHPFGTLVSRLGKIDSPEIEVDSILRDNNFLCDEYPNDTLDDEELLNTFDLPSVEPELENPNRTEYLNDYIIAFSPNGEFVDHALHVKRLSNTKIELGFHVSDVSYFVKPGSTLDRKSKKRSSSVFLPQKVVDLYPQQVNKLISFKENVKNLALSVVFEIDTTNFEVEDLFIHESVIVPKQIVNYDFFDKILENKPVDTISSATSDYIRTFSLIAKEFRRHRLANRSLGITPNLTLLDQLDDEKIALSLNIFDDSLARDVVSEIALKVNSAIAAKVQVGLGNKAFLRRQSLPTLQKIETFVRKATNLGFKIDTTDAATLQNSLLKIEDPVKRQCVEILLYKCMAPGKNYVAGKQDPDSYGHYYYNLPLYTHFTAPLRRYADLVVHRQLKAVLRKEDEEKDVDSLKALADYCNFKKDCAANAQEQAIHLLLSQTINELSESAGQLLCMGTVVQVYESSFDVFIPEFGIEKRVHGDQLPLAKAEFDKTNRILELFWENGVDSATYIPPDETTSLSYRNSIKNKYRASSTQAAKIQNKAILEKKESNEDSIVEKLRKMNLEPPKLTLPPLKKTKEVVDEDVTRSMPSSPTQSHIPQNVRTNSSSLIEESEGSSAAGLAPYLQNLETRIEGDSHIQVVRELTEVPVLLRAEIGMTLPCLTVRVLNPFT is encoded by the coding sequence ATGAATTCATCACAAAACAATTCAGGGGATCTCCCCACTAGAGTATCCAGCAGGAAAGGAAAAAACTTGCATGTGGCACATAGACGCTCTCCTTCCGAATTAACCACTTTGATGGTTGAGCAATATAACTTACAACGTCAATTGGATCAGGTTCAAGCACAGCAAAGACAAATTttggaacaacaacagcaacaacaacaacaacaatacttgCAACCACAATTTGAGTATCCACCACTGTCATCCTCCTCTCATTCCGATTTCCTGCATTCTTCACAACAATCcaaccacaacaataaTCGTGGTTCACATTCCAGATCGTCCtcaatcaccaacaacaactacaacaacactCATAGAAGGACAGGCTCTGCAAGTGGCACTGCCCATGGGCATACGAGAAGACACTCCTTGGCGCTTAATGAAGCCATTGCTGCTGCTGATCAACAGAGGACCAGTAGACTTAGCTCGAGCCCACTGCATGGCGAGGCAGCTGATGACcaaaaaattggatcaTTTAAATTTCCACCAGAGAATAACGATCCGTCGAGTCCAAGTAATGCAATTCATGACCGTTCAAGATCACTGGCATATGGTCAGCAGTCATTCAAATTTCCTGCGACTCCATCTCAAGAAGTAACAAGTGGTAATAACAGCTTGTTACCCCCAACTCCAAATTTCAGCATTACTCAATCTCCAGAACGTGGTGGAGGCAGCCACAATAGAAAACCCTCACACTACAGAACCGCATCACGTAACTCCGAGGGtataaatcaaaactgGAGGCACCAAAACATTCATTTGACACCGCAATCTGGCTCGCATCACAGACAATCATCGGGATTGGAACCACCACCAGGATTTGTTCCCGGTCACAGGCCCCGTCAAAGCTCCTATGGCGGAGGAAATTCGGTATCATCTATTTCACAGTTTTTGCCGAATAATGGTGCTGGAGGCCAGGGAGGACAAGGAGGACAAAATACAAGCAACGGTCGTAAATCACTTTTCGCTCCTTACTTGCCACAATCATCTCTTCCTGAATTGATCAACGAGGGCCGCTTGGTAACTGGGACTTTAAGAGTTAACAAGAAAAATAGGTCAGATGCATATGTCTCCACTGATGGATTGTTAGATGCCGACATTTTTATTTGTGGGTCTAAGGATCGTAATCGTGCATTGGAAGGGGATTTAGTTGCTGTCGAGttattggttgttgatgaagtttgGGAGtcaaagaaggagaaggaggaaaagaagagaaggaaAGACCACAATACTAGACCATTGAATGATGATATCCATAATGACGCCACATCAGCACCTACAACCGCAGCAGCAGCAGGTTCTAGTACAGAGGgtaaagaagaaaagggCGAGGAAAACTCTTTGGGAAGAAGAGGCTCACTTAAACAAAGaccaacaatgaaaaagaatgatGATGTCGAGGTGGAGGGACAGTCGTTGCTTTTAGTCGAAGAGGAGGAAATAAATGACGAGGTTAAGCCTTTATACGCAGGACATGTtgtggctgttgttgaCAGAATTCCTGGCCAATTATTTGCAGGTACATTGGGCTTGTTGAGACCAGCACAAGCCGCACAAGCTGCCAGAGACAAGAAGTCTGGGAATGAACCATCGGTTCAAACACCCAAGGCACCAAAGATTGTATGGTTTAAGCCTACCGATAAGAAAGTTCCATTGATTGCTATTCCTACCGAACAAGCTCCATCTGATTTTGTAAGCAACCATGAAAAGTATGCCgatcaattgtttgttgcTTCAATAAAGAGATGGCCCATTACATCGTTGCATCCTTTTGGAACTTTAGTATCCAGATTGGGAAAGATTGACAGTCCTGAGATTGAAGTGGATTCTATTTTGAGAGACAACAATTTCCTTTGTGACGAATACCCTAATGACACTCTTGACGATGAGGAACTACTCAATACCTTCGATTTGCCATCAGTTGAACCGGAATTGGAAAATCCAAACAGAACTGagtatttgaatgattATATTATTGCATTTTCACCTAATGGtgagtttgttgatcaTGCGTTGCATGTGAAGAGATTATCCAATACAAAGATTGAGTTGGGATTCCATGTATCAGATGTGTCATACTTTGTTAAACCAGGGTCGACATTGGACCGTAAGTCGAAAAAGAGATCATCATCGGTTTTCCTTCCTCAGAAAGTCGTCGATTTATACCCTCAACAAGTCAACAAACTAATCTCGTTCAAAGAAAATGTGAAGAACTTGGCATTGTctgttgtttttgaaatcgacaccaccaactttgaggttgaagatttattcATTCACGAGTCAGTGATTGTCCCCaaacaaattgtcaattACGACTTTTTCgataaaattttggaaaacaaacCGGTGGACACAATTTCATCCGCAACTTCCGACTACATCAGAACTTTTAGTTTAATTGCGAAGGAGTTCCGTCGCCATCGTTTGGCAAATAGGAGCTTGGGTATTACTCCAAACTTGACTTTGCTTGACCAGTTGGATGACGAAAAGATTGCATTGagtttgaatatttttgatgataGTTTGGCTCGTGATGTTGTTTCAGAAATTGCATTGAAAGTGAACTCTGCAATTGCTGCCAAAGTCCAAGTCGGATTAGGTAACAAGGCATTTTTGCGTCGTCAAAGCTTGCCCACATTACAGAAAATAGAGACGTTTGTACGTAAGGCAACTAATTTGggattcaaaattgatacTACAGATGCAGCTACTTTGCAgaattcattgttgaagattgaAGATCCTGTCAAGAGACAATGTGTTGAGATTTTATTGTACAAGTGTATGGCTCCCGGGAAAAATTATGTTGCTGGTAAGCAAGATCCCGATAGTTATGGTCATTACTACTACAACTTACCCTTGTATACGCACTTTACCGCTCCCTTGAGACGTTATGCCGATTTGGTTGTTCACAGGCAATTGAAAGCAGTATTGCGCAAAGAAGACGAAGAGAAGGACGTGGACTCATTAAAGGCTTTAGCTGATTATTGCAATTTTAAAAAGGATTGTGCTGCTAATGCTCAAGAGCAAGCAATTCATCTCTTATTATCGCAAACCATCAATGAATTGAGTGAGAGCGCCGGGCAATTATTGTGCATGGGAACTGTTGTACAAGTTTACGAGTCTTCATTTGACGTATTTATCCCCGAATTTGGTATCGAAAAGAGAGTTCACGGAGATCAGTTGCCCCTTGCCAAGGCAGAATTTGACAAGACTAATAGAATTTTGGAACTTTTTTGGGAAAATGGTGTTGATTCAGCAACTTACATTCCTCCTGATGAAACAACTTCATTGTCTTATAGAAACTCAATCAAGAACAAGTACAGAGCTTCGTCAACACAAGCGgccaaaattcaaaacaaggctattttggagaaaaaggAGTCTAATGAAGACTCAATTGTGGAGAAATTGCGCAAGATGAACTTGGAGCCTCCAAAGTTGACGTTGCctccattgaaaaagactAAAGAGGTGGTGGATGAGGACGTTACCAGATCAATGCCAAGCTCGCCAACACAATCTCACATCCCTCAAAATGTGAGAACCAACTCTTCTTCCCTCATTGAGGAGTCTGAAGGGTCAAGTGCTGCCGGTTTGGCGCCATATTTGCAAAACCTTGAAACCAGAATTGAAGGTGATTCCCATATTCAAGTTGTTAGAGAATTGACAGAAGTTCCAGTGTTGTTGAGAGCAGAAATTGGTATGACATTGCCATGCTTGACTGTTCGTGTTTTGAATCCATTTACGTAG
- a CDS encoding Crh12 cell wall protein (member of the CRH family), translated as MYSFRLLVVYYLLFTRSLQIEIDDEGKVSGNDQSSNMSIDDFGDGFNDDSSSDYNCPLKCNPNADKFCLVNNEALGTSIFDSFSKGTNYFSITSSKKGIDFGEDGMELTIKNKFENPALTSSFYIMYGKVEAEIKGAFGSGIVSSLYLQSDDLDEIDIAEILGGDPFNYQTNYFIKGNVTTYDRERYHKLQISPLKEYYKYGVKWTPSKIVWCLDDQPVRQLRRGNRQGFPTSPMAIKISLWAGEDTENEGTIAWSKGLTNYQDGPFTMNIKNLVVSDYSSGQSYSYGWLPNGSWLDLVAKNGEIFKTRGIDDEEKTGLLRTPPDYTDDLTVPRERHGDWTASHERAWSPTWLATSTELTGCASITDEMDTQYEPVYREKTPIDFVFPTLPVNQSIYKKVVGKGRIDLVPATKSTVASSELISESWFATTSMMSTEYHFTTLIHNSKMVAKPTAHAKSEKIKPNKVKPETTKPEKDKVNKVNTVKTKPANAKPTKIEKLVKPTMPKKPPTTTELTKPTWTIISTTTTVQTEFIQFPEEQHYHYHPNHKTGTHGQRFRSGVANEFAIPVLTIIFTGLVLLLTSL; from the coding sequence ATGTATTCATTTAGATTACTCGTGGTCTATTACTTACTTTTCACAAGGTCCCTTcagattgaaattgacgaCGAAGGCAAGGTCAGTGGTAATGACCAGCTGCTGAATATGctgattgatgattttggtgatggTTTCAATGACGATTCGTCGTCAGATTATAATTGCCCCTTAAAATGCAATCCAAATGCTGACAAGTTTTGTTTAGTCAACAACGAGGCCTTGGgaacatcaatttttgattcattttcaaaggGAACcaattatttttcaatcacaaGTAGTAAGAAGGGCATAGATTTTGGAGAAGATGGGATGGAGTTAACAATTAAGAATAAGTTTGAAAATCCGGCCTTAACGTCTAGCTTTTATATTATGTATGGTAAAGTTGAGGCCGAGATTAAGGGTGCATTTGGTAGTGGTATTGTTAGTTCCCTTTACTTACAGAGTGATGATTTAGATGAGATTGACATTGCTGAAATATTGGGTGGTGATCCATTTaattatcaaacaaattaCTTTATCAAGGGAAACGTTACAACTTATGATAGAGAAAGGTACCATAAATTGCAAATAAGTCCATTGAAGGAGTATTACAAGTATGGCGTCAAATGGACCCCAAGTAAGATAGTATGGTGCTTGGATGATCAACCTGTGCGTCAATTGCGTCGGGGAAACAGGCAAGGATTTCCCACATCTCCAATGGCGATCAAGATCAGTTTATGGGCAGGAGAGGATACAGAAAATGAAGGGACAATTGCTTGGAGCAAAGGTCTCACCAACTACCAGGATGGTCCTTTTACCATGAATATTAAGAACTTAGTGGTTAGTGATTATTCATCGGGGCAATCGTATTCCTACGGATGGTTGCCAAATGGTTCGTGGTTGGACTTGGTTGCCAAAAATGgagaaattttcaaaacaagaggtattgatgatgaggaaaaGACAGGGCTACTTAGAACCCCACCTGATTATACGGACGACTTAACAGTGCCAAGAGAAAGGCACGGAGACTGGACAGCATCTCACGAGCGTGCTTGGTCGCCCACGTGGTTAGCCACTCTGACTGAATTGACCGGTTGTGCATCAATCACTGACGAAATGGATACGCAATATGAACCTGTTTATCGTGAGAAGACCCCAATTGACTTTGTGTTCCCTACATTGCCTGTGAATCAATCTATATACAAAAAGGTGGTGGGTAAGGGCAGAATAGATCTTGTACCAGCTACAAAATCTACTGTGGCCAGCTCAGAACTAATTAGCGAGTCGTGGTTTGCAACCACCTCAATGATGTCAACAGAGTACCATTTTACAACACTCATCCATAATAGCAAAATGGTTGCCAAACCTACCGCACATGCGAAGTCCGAGAAGATTAAACCAAACAAGGTTAAGCCAGAGACGACCAAGCCAGAGAAGGATAAGGTAAACAAGGTTAACACAGTGAAGACTAAGCCAGCTAATGCAAAGCCCACCAAAATAGAGAAGCTTGTCAAACCTACAATGCCAAAAAAGCCTCCAACTACCACCGAGCTTACCAAACCCACCTGGACCATTATatctacaacaacaacagtgCAAACTGAATTTATCCAATTCCCCGAAGAACAACATTATCATTACCATCCTAACCACAAAACTGGTACACATGGGCAACGTTTCAGATCAGGTGTTGCTAACGAATTTGCAATCCCGGTTTTAACCATCATATTCACTGGACTTGTTTTGCTCCTTACGTCGTTATAA
- a CDS encoding Ash2 protein (S. cerevisiae homolog BRE2 has histone methyltransferase activity (H3-K4 specific), has role in telomere maintenance, histone H3-K4 methylation, chromatin silencing at telomere and localizes to Set1C/COMPASS complex), producing the protein MRQGFSEEPSVEPQVQAIEDGDNATRPSESHPHSQPSQYTQKQHNVIIQPRLRPMPFKLSDIPPPALPVPTEVCTINGISYFQVEDLPVNRRGFKYKLCRPNPIFTSNFYSTTDLPPYQACVSLFDRSSGMLFDKDSMSVTQAQGWRSARSNVGIREGSYYFEFRILNADENSHVRVGLARKEASLEAPVGYDAYGYGIRDIDGDLMFISRRKNVCVKDGFTMGDVIGFLVELPSLKDHKREVQKFVENKREEMSTEHKSKKRKSKWKQKNVEENEIFIAHDNIVRDQIPTKSKGALYYDQYEYTRTKTMDHLLNPITVFGEKAVIEMDDKTKNIPVIANSKIRIFKNGVEQDACIDNLYSFLPTNIEEREDLNLEPNVQQSQNSGYRNTDDNTLGYYPMLSTFQNGAVRLNAGPEFEFPPPEPVKPLNDRYEEQVIEEWYWDVLDEVEAQYLDGFDE; encoded by the coding sequence ATGAGACAAGGATTTTCTGAAGAGCCATCAGTTGAACCACAAGTTCAGGCTATTGAGGACGGTGATAATGCTACAAGGCCGAGCGAGTCTCATCCCCATCTGCAACCATCTCAATatacacaaaaacaacacaatGTAATCATTCAACCGCGATTACGACCAATGCCATTCAAATTACTGGATATACCTCCACCAGCTTTACCCGTACCGACTGAAGTGTGCACTATAAACGGTATCAGCTATTTTCAAGTTGAGGACTTGCCTGTCAATAGACGTGGATTCAAGTACAAATTATGCCGTCCAAATCCCATATTCACCTCAAATTTTTACTCAACTACTGATTTACCACCATATCAAGCATGTGTCAGTTTATTTGATCGATCATCGGGGATGTTGTTCGACAAAGATTCGATGTCTGTTACACAAGCTCAAGGATGGAGATCAGCTAGAAGCAATGTGGGGATTAGGGAAGGTTCATACTACTTTGAATTTAGAATACTTAATGCTGATGAAAATAGTCATGTGAGGGTGGGGCTTGCAAGAAAAGAAGCTAGCTTGGAAGCACCAGTAGGGTACGACGCATATGGATACGGTATACGGGATATTGATGGAGATTTAATGTTTATTAGTCGAAGGAAAAATGTTTGTGTTAAAGACGGGTTCACTATGGGGGATGTTATTGGGTTCTTGGTTGAGCTTCCATCATTGAAAGACCATAAACGTGAGGTACAGAAGTTTGTGGagaacaaaagagaagaaatgTCAACCGAACACAAGTCCAAAAAGAGGAAATCCAAATGGAAGCAGAAAAATGTTGAGGAGAATGAGATATTTATTGCTCATGACAATATCGTTCGTGATCAAATTCCGACAAAGTCGAAAGGTGCTCTTTACTACGACCAATATGAGTATACAAGGACAAAAACAATGGATCATTTGCTAAATCCAATTACTGtatttggtgaaaaagCCGTCATTGAAATGGATGATAAAACGAAAAACATACCAGTAATTGCAAACTCCAAGATAaggattttcaaaaacggCGTGGAACAAGATGCATGCATTGATAATCTATATTCATTCTTACCAACCAACATCgaagaaagagaagatCTCAATCTTGAGCCAAATGTCCAGCAGCTGCAAAACTCTGGGTATCGAAACACCGATGATAACACATTAGGTTACTATCCCATGCTCtcaacatttcaaaatggtGCAGTACGATTGAATGCAGGTcctgaatttgaatttcctCCACCGGAACCAGTGAAGCCTTTAAATGATCGATATGAGGAGCAAgttattgaagaatggTACTGGGATGTGCTTGATGAAGTGGAGGCACAGTATTTGGATGGTTTTGACGAGTAG
- a CDS encoding Fmp10 protein (S. cerevisiae homolog FMP10 localizes to mitochondrion), giving the protein MPIPRLSNTATTCKRSIKLFIQRRNLATRTAGDSPFDHLPRSPPNRKWINWKTTAAFFLLGGYLSYNETLFNIYEKYTAIDEKQTSVNIQALQLEYKLKNLPIYQKLAHPKNNHQWFKLSSWENLDRNVLDNQDLSIKTQNEYHEPTLTNGTLSKPGGILIKPVTFHNIETDEGVSIIHAGYRLCGYPFIVHGGIIATLLNETFKRNASLCKDTTSNLKDDFKVENLTINYKRPTFANQFLIIKTKTKPGEENDKRHILLESVIENEDGKVLVKSQALLHDTGRATNRSKEKIKTEKRWW; this is encoded by the coding sequence ATGCCAATACCAAGACTCTCTAACACAGCAACAACTTGTAAACGTTCgatcaaattgttcattcAAAGACGGAACTTAGCAACTAGAACAGCTGGCGACTCACCTTTTGACCATTTACCAAGATCCCCACCCAATCGCAAatggatcaattggaaaacaaCAGCTGCTTTCTTCTTACTTGGGGGGTACTTATCATATAATGAGACATTGTTTAATATCTATGAGAAATATACGGCAATTGACGAGAAACAAACGCTGGTCAACATACAGGCCTTGCAATTGGAAtacaagttgaagaatttgccaatttaCCAGAAATTGGCCCATCCGAAAaacaatcatcaatggttCAAATTGCTGAGTTGGGAAAATCTTGATAGAAATGTTTTGGATAATCAGGATTTGTCTATAAAAACTCAAAATGAATACCATGAACCTACATTAACAAATGGAACTTTGAGCAAACCGGGTGGAATCTTGATCAAACCAGTTACATTCCACAATattgaaactgatgaaGGTGTATCGATCATACATGCTGGCTATAGATTATGCGGATATCCATTTATAGTTCATGGGGGTATCATTGCTACATTGTTAAACGAAACATTCAAGAGAAATGCTTCTTTGTGCAAGGACACAACGTCAAATCTAAAGGATGATTTCAAGGTGGAGAATTTGACTATCAATTATAAGCGCCCAACTTTTGCTAATCAGTTTTTAATTATAAAGACAAAGACGAAGCCTGGTGAAGAAAACGACAAGAGGCATATTTTATTGGAGAGtgtaattgaaaatgagGATGGTAAAGTGTTAGTTAAGAGTCAAGCATTGTTACATGACACGGGAAGGGCCACAAATAGGAGTAAAGAAAAGATCAAGACGGAAAAGAGATGGTGGTAA
- a CDS encoding Pfk1 phosphofructokinase alpha subinit, producing the protein MPDVENIQRLSYVSFITSDQGKFLQSYKFYSNLGFRLTKNFSRVTTDGASGAYKPQMQLGVSKDSLREVWLESYPLQELDNNGNLRPWQEMKVYTGDDGERLTDTTVIKIRLSNEKQLKSTVKRFIFFSTDLKQVEKLLKDANVEVERVNDHVFRVKDPLGNYLQFSNTKNVLDSKQYHSPQEYIRETEATILKNRHKKQLKSEIDLVIDQEEAFIEGGKKKKIAVMTSGGDAPGMNPAVRAVVRAGIYYGCDVYAVYEGYEGLVKGGDLLKKMDWSDVRSYLSLGGTAIGTARCKEFREREGRLQAAHNMVINGIDALVVIGGDGSLTGADLFRSEWPSLVDELVKTGKLTTEQVKPYQHLTIVGLVGSIDNDMSGTDVTIGAYSALERITEMVDYIDATASSHSRAFVVEVMGRHCGWLALLSGMATGADYVFIPERPPKAGEWKQNLKDICARHREYGRRKTTVIVAEGAIDDELNPITSEQVKQVLVEIGLDTRITILGHVQRGGTAVASDRRLATLQGVEAVKAGLEMTPDTPSPMIGVLRHKLVRYPLVDAVKKTKAVASAIENKDFDKAMSLRDVNFAESYKYFQSITKYDDGSKQLAEDRRLNIAVVHVGAASAGLNAATRAIALQSISRGHTLYAVTNGFSGLVKGQLRKLSWLDVEGWHSRGGSEIGTNRSLPSQNFGEVAFYLQKYNIQGLLIIGGFEAFTSLHELHDQRDNYPIFKIPMVVIPATVSNNVPGTEYSLGSDTCMNELVTYCDAVQQSASSSRRRVFVVEVQGGHSGFVAAYCGLITGALATYTPEAKITLKELQRDINLLFKVFQSDRGEDHNGKLIVRNEQASSVYTTELIADIIKENAKSRFETRTAVPGHVQQGYTPSAADRVYAVQFSLKAIEFLEQYNRCVDNADIIMDKEDNDDNDDDEEGYDIDFSPKHSQVVIGIQGAALQFTSVKKLYDFEADVKLRKGKTVHWKNIIEVEDMLSGKSLLKRNERG; encoded by the coding sequence ATGCCGGATGTTGAAAACATACAGCGTTTAAGTTACGTCTCCTTCATCACATCCGACCAGGGCaagtttttgcaactgtACAAATTCTACTCCAACTTGGGCTTTAGATTAACCAAAAACTTTTCAAGGGTGACTACAGATGGAGCTTCTGGAGCATATAAACCACAAATGCAACTTGGAGTATCTAAAGACTCCTTGAGGGAAGTATGGCTTGAGTCGTACCCTTTACAAGAATTGGATAACAATGGGAACTTGCGTCCATGGCAAGAAATGAAGGTTTACACCGGTGACGATGGTGAAAGATTGACTGATACTACGGTCATCAAGATCAGATTGTCCaatgaaaaacaattgaaatcaactgTGAAAAgattcatctttttcaGTACAGACTTGAAGCAAGTggaaaaattattgaaagatgccaatgttgaagttgaaagagTTAATGATCATGTATTCCGTGTCAAAGACCCATTGGGAAAttatttgcaattttcaaacacCAAGAATGTGTTAGATCTGAAGCAATATCACTCGCCACAAGAGTACATTAGAGAAACCGAGGCTacgattttgaaaaacagGCACAAGAAACAACTCAAATCGGAGATTGATTTAGTTATCGACCAAGAAGAAGCCTTCATTGAAGGCggtaaaaagaaaaagattgcAGTTATGACTTCGGGCGGTGATGCTCCGGGAATGAACCCTGCAGTAAGAGCCGTTGTACGTGCTGGTATTTACTATGGATGTGACGTATATGCAGTGTATGAGGGATATGAGGGTTTAGTTAAAGGTGGCGACTTGTTAAAAAAGATGGACTGGTCCGATGTACGTTCGTATTTGTCTCTTGGTGGTACAGCTATTGGTACAGCTAGATGCAAAGAGTTTAGAGAACGTGAAGGTAGATTACAAGCTGCTCACAATATGGTGATCAATGGTATTGATGCATTGGTTGtcattggtggtgatggttCCTTGACGGGAGCCGATTTATTTAGAAGCGAATGGCCCTCATTAGTTGATGAGTTGGTCAAGACAGGAAAATTGACCACCGAGCAAGTCAAACCATATCAGCATCTTACTATTGTTGGTTTAGTTGGGTCCATAGATAACGATATGTCAGGAACTGATGTCACAATTGGAGCCTATTCCGCGTTAGAGAGAATTACCGAGATGGTGGATTACATTGACGCAACGGCTTCCTCACACTCAAGagcttttgttgttgaggtAATGGGTAGACATTGTGGTTGGTTGGCTCTTTTGTCAGGTATGGCTACTGGTGCCGATTACGTTTTCATCCCTGAACGCCCACCAAAAGCTGGGGAGTGGAAAcagaatttgaaagatattTGTGCCAGACATAGAGAATATGGTAGAAGAAAAACTACCGTGATCGTCGCTGAAGgagcaattgatgatgagttgaatCCAATTACATCAGAACAAGTTAAGCAGGTGTTAGTGGAGATTGGTTTGGATACCAGAATAACTATCTTAGGACACGTGCAAAGAGGAGGTACTGCAGTTGCAAGCGACAGAAGATTGGCTACTTTGCAAGGTGTCGAAGCAGTCAAGGCGGGGTTGGAAATGACTCCAGATACTCCTTCACCAATGATTGGTGTTTTGAGACATAAACTTGTACGTTATCCGTTGGTGGATGCAGTTAAGAAAACCAAGGCAGTTGCCTCTGCTATTGAAAACAAGGATTTTGATAAAGCAATGAGTTTGAGAGATGTGAATTTTGCCGAATCGTACAAGTATTTCCAATCGATTACGAAATATGATGATGGATCGAAGCAATTGGCAGAAGATAGGAGATTGAATATTGCTGTCGTACATGTTGGTGCTGCATCGGCAGGATTAAACGCAGCTACCAGGGCCATAGCTTTGCAAAGTATTTCCAGAGGACACACATTGTATGCTGTAACCAATGGGTTTTCAGGTTTGGTCAAAGGTCAGTTGAGGAAATTGAGCTGGTTAGATGTTGAGGGTTGGCACAGTAGAGGTGGTAGTGAAATTGGTACCAATCGTTCATTGCCATCACAAAACTTTGGTGAGGTTGCCTTTTATTTGCAGAAATACAATATTCAAGGGCTATTGATCATTGGTGGCTTTGAAGCTTTTACTTCATTACATGAGTTGCATGATCAAAGAGACAACTATCCAATTTTTAAAATCCCAATGGTTGTCATTCCAGCAACAGTTTCAAACAATGTACCTGGAACTGAATACTCCTTGGGTTCAGACACGTGTATGAATGAGTTGGTTACATATTGTGATGCAGTTCAACAATCAGCATCATCTAGTCGTAGAAGagtatttgttgttgaagtacAAGGTGGTCACTCTGGTTTTGTTGCCGCCTACTGTGGATTAATCACTGGTGCTTTAGCCACCTATACACCTGAAGCCAAAATTACGTTAAAAGAATTGCAACGTGATATTAATCTTTTATTCAAAGTATTCCAAAGCGATAGAGGTGAGGATCACAACGGTAAGTTGATTGTTCGTAATGAACAAGCGTCAAGTGTCTATACTACAGAATTGATTGCCGATATCATTAAGGAGAATGCTAAAAGCAGATTCGAAACACGTACTGCAGTACCAGGTCATGTCCAACAAGGCTATACCCCATCAGCCGCTGACCGTGTATATGCGGTACAATTTTCGTTGAAAGCTattgaatttcttgaacaatATAACCGCTGTGTTGACAATGCCGATATTATAATGGACAAAGAAGACAATGATgacaatgatgatgatgaagaaggttatgatattgatttcagTCCTAAACATTCACAAGTTGTTATTGGTATCCAGGGGGCCGCATTGCAATTCACCAGTGTTAAGAAGCtttatgattttgaagctGATGTCAAATTGAGGAAAGGTAAGACGGTACATTGGAAGAATATAATTGAAGTTGAGGATATGTTGAGTGGTAAATCCTTGTTGAAACGAAATGAAAGGGGATAA